The Desulfolucanica intricata genome has a window encoding:
- a CDS encoding Rossmann-like and DUF2520 domain-containing protein yields MEKPSVAIVGAGKVGTALAVLLKENGYPIIGISSRSPASAKAAAEKVDSEVVICPEEITRKAGLVFITTPDREIGNVDGVIGRNGGYKPGQVVAHTSGSEPAEILVSARKAGAAVVSIHPLQSFADVRMAIHNLPGSYFALEGDREAMSLAEKIVMDLRGKKFTISKKDKVLYHAAACIASNYLVSLMHFSTGLYERFGLSRQQAFEALYPLIQGTLNNIGQVGTINALTGPISRGDAPTVAKHLINFAKCEPLEKDLYRLLGQYTVKIALEKGSINKLQASELYRYLKEDI; encoded by the coding sequence TTTATTAAAAGAAAATGGTTATCCTATTATCGGAATATCCAGTAGAAGTCCTGCTTCTGCGAAAGCTGCTGCTGAAAAGGTTGATTCCGAGGTGGTTATTTGCCCGGAGGAAATTACCCGTAAAGCAGGACTGGTTTTTATTACAACCCCGGATCGGGAAATTGGTAATGTTGACGGGGTTATAGGACGAAACGGGGGATACAAGCCGGGACAAGTAGTAGCTCATACCAGTGGTTCAGAGCCCGCTGAGATTTTAGTGAGCGCCCGAAAAGCGGGTGCTGCAGTTGTCTCGATTCACCCTCTGCAGTCGTTTGCTGATGTCCGGATGGCAATACATAATCTTCCCGGATCCTATTTTGCTCTGGAGGGGGACCGGGAAGCGATGTCTTTGGCGGAAAAGATTGTCATGGATTTGAGGGGTAAAAAGTTTACTATTTCTAAAAAAGATAAAGTCTTATATCACGCTGCAGCTTGTATTGCTTCTAATTATCTCGTTTCATTAATGCATTTTAGCACAGGGCTGTACGAGAGATTCGGTTTATCCCGTCAGCAGGCCTTTGAAGCACTGTACCCGTTAATTCAGGGTACGCTAAATAATATCGGGCAAGTGGGAACTATAAATGCCCTAACCGGACCTATTTCCAGAGGTGATGCACCGACTGTGGCCAAGCACTTAATTAATTTTGCGAAGTGTGAGCCGCTTGAAAAAGACTTGTACCGCCTTCTTGGACAATATACAGTAAAGATTGCCTTGGAAAAAGGGAGTATCAATAAACTACAAGCCAGTGAATTATACCGGTATTTAAAGGAGGATATATGA